The genomic segment TACAACCAACCACAACTTAACTAAAGGAGGATAAGATACCAATACTAGCACTCCGTTCCTCCTAGCTTAGCGGTTAGGGTTCCTTGGTGACCTTCAGGATCGCCCCCGCCATACCTGACCTCCGGGATCCGCCAGCCAAGCTCCTGCCACAGCTACGGacgcgggaagggaagggcggcgTAGATTGAAGCATTTGATAAAGGAGGAACTGAAAACACGTGGTAGAGAGACAGGGCGGAGGAAGGTaaataaaggtaaagaaaaagaaggataaggaagaaaggagtgaccagagagagagagagagagagagagagagagagagagagagagagagagagagagctgaataGGACATCTGCTTAGACATCCTCAATGAACCTCGACCCagccactctccttccctccctttctcctccctccctccctccctcctccctcatctcctttaTAACATCCAAGacactccctccatccctccgtctcctcctccatgcTATTTAAGATAcactccttgcttccttccatccctcttcaTTTAGGaccttgcctctctccctccctctcttccttcatgcaTTTAAAGACGCTCCATTACGCCTCTTTATCCTTCCGTTTCATCTAAAGCACTCTAATTATATCCCTTCATTACTCcatttctcccattccttcctctctaccaTCCAAATCCCACACccactccatccctccatctctccatccctccttccacaCACCATGCAAGACGCACTCAGTTACGTACATCCACGCCAGCAAGCGTCATCACACAGGTGTTCTCCTTCGTCAGGCGTCCCATGATAGGAATACGAATACAAGACGTGTCGTAAAAAAGTATATGCAGGAGTGACGAAGTTCATCcgagtgaggtggtggtggtggtggtggtggtggtggtgatggtagccgAACAGGATGGTGTATATAAGAGGGTCTCCCACGCCCCTGCCTTTCAGATGACCGTCAGATCGCGTCCCCACTGGGCCCTAATGTGAGGCCTCGGCACGCGAAGCATTAGTATTGCAGTGTTCACCACGAGTGCCGCGCTCCTAGTGCTGGTATGCCATTGCGTGTACACGcctgtgtatgtgagtgtatgtgtgtgtgcagggccTCGTGGCAGCctaatgtgttgtgtaattgtGGAGTCACTGGAAAACTACAGCTGGTATAGTTTTCGTTCAGGAAGGCTTCATACACGTGCGCCATGAAGTGTTTCTCTGTGACGGACCAGTGACGCGAAGCCTTGCTGTGCTTCCTTGGTGGTGTTGGTCTCGCTACAGAAGCTTAATAGGCGCGTATATCTTGTATCTTAGCACCAAAGAGGCTGAAGGGTTAATTTCAGTACTTAGTGAAATCGACATGGGAATTCAGTGTTGGTGTATTACTGTGCTTGGCCCGCCGCCGTCTGGCTTGTGAATTCCGAGTGACCGATGAACCCCGCCATCGTAGTTCGCAAAAGAATTTCAAGGAACGACCCGTCTTTTCTCCCTAACAGGTTTaattgaaaagaggaagaaagagaacctGTGCTCACTACAGTTTTGGAGGGCTTGAGAGTGACTAAGGCGTCgttgtgagtggtggtgaggtgcgGCACGCGTGGCAGCCTCTGTGAAGCAGGTAATGACGCGCCGAATTACGTAAAATGAGGTATGAAAGGCCCCACGCCTCTCATTCGACGCAGGTAACCACACCAGGTATTGTCAGATGATGCTGGGCTAGAGTTGTGCTGGTTCTGCGTGCTGAAGTGGTGTGGAAGAGCTGAGTGCAGGCAGCACAGACATTTACAGTGAGTGACAGGCCTCAGCTGCACGCCGCCATGTCGTCGTCGTGCGTGCCACCGAAGAATTGCGTGGTGCATAACCCGGACCCGTCTGGCCATGACGACCATAGTGACACCTCCAGCGAGTGTGGATCCCTTTGTTCCTGCACGTCTGGCAGCATGACGTCCTTAGCTACTATCTCCAGCAACAGCAGAGTTCCGGACAGGGCGGCCCAAGAGAGTGAGTGTGCGGCTCTCGTGACTCCCACGCACGTCGATCAAGTAGTTCCTCAGagccaggaggaagaagaaaataaccgCTACTTCTTGGTGCGGGCGTCTCAGCGGGCGTGTTGCAGAAAACTAAGGAATCCTGCGTGCACGTCGTCACTGCGACACTTCCTCGTGACATCCAGCGAGTTTTTCCCATGGGTCGCAGGTTTTGTCATCATCTACTACTCGTACTGCTGGTGGGGCATGGCTTCCGGGTTCTCGGCCTTCCTCTTCATGATCGGGGCGCACGCCTTCCTCCGGCTGGTCAAGACGCGTGGGGTTCTCGGCTGCGTCCCGTACTCCTCCCAAACGCAAGTGGAGAGCGACGCCTCGGTGAGTACCGCAGCGGAGAGGACTTTTTACCACATGCATGAAGTCTGACTTTTATCATCTTGTGGTGTCGTGATGGCCATGCAGTGTTCTGTGGGAATACATGTCAGCATCACATTGTTCTATCACTGACAGCACAGTACCGTAATGAAAATAGAGCTCTTTTGAGATGTTCaccaaattaatttttttctccttcccttgcctGGCCAGGAAGGTGAAGATGACGCGGAAGCAGACCTACAGCAGGAAACTCCGGAAGCCACAATAGATCGGTCTGCGGAGAAACCCCCGTCCTACGATGTGGCTGTAGTGAAGCCGCCTCCCTATGACCTCAAGTTCCATCTCACGCCCAAAGAACTCCACAGCGGTCCGCGCAACAAGCCTGGTCGCTGTCACAACGCGGGGCGCCACGCTATACCCGCCACGGTGTCCATGGTCGATGAAAGCGAAAACGACGTCTTGCCGTCTTATCAGGATGCCATGAAGCTTTCCTTCCACACCTACGGCCACGAGACGGACCAGCGGCGCGGAGAATCCTCGTGATCCAGGCACTTCTGGTCAGCTCAGTCCATCCCCGCCCCGCTGCCTTACTCATTCGGTCCAGAAATCTCAGGCCTCTAGAAAGTTTATGTGGCATGTTTGCGTTGTATTAAAGCCACATTTGTATATATGTTTAAAATAACTTattttgtaatatattttgagtataaTGCAGATGTGTTATTCCCATGCATGTGTGATGTTGGAGTAACTCTGGACGTCCACTTGAGGCGCAGGTCGATAATTCTTTGCCGAGATTCGTAACCACGCACCTCACACTTAACGTCGCACATCTCACACCACACTGCTCTCTTTTTCGCTTTCCCTGAACCTCCCTGCCTTATTGCCACGTCATCTCCTGTATCTTTAACTCCCACCAATCTCACTCATCTCAGAATGGCTGTGAAAATACGAATACTGTATATCCATTTCTCTCGTGAAAAATCAAATCTACGTCATGGTAAATATTCAAAACCCTAGAATGTCTAAGTTCCCGCCACTCGCCACCAGAAACCTGTACTGTATCGTCCCCATCGCGACATCACATCAGTTGTTTCGGATTTGAATATAGTACTacgtcttggtgtgtgtgtgtggggtgggggggggtaGGTGGGAAGGTGTGTTCAAGGATACTAACTCGTCGTGACTCGCTTGGACCCTCCGTACATCCACTCCTCGGAAGGCAACCCCACTTCATCGATATCCAACCCCACTTCctgacaacacacaccacagcttTTCTACAACTGCTCTACAATCCACCCCACTCACTTCTACCCATCCCGCTCACACCGTAAAGCTCCCCCACTCAGCTCATCTGAAACCCGCCGAACTCATGCACTCACCTCTACAACCCACCCCACACATTAATTGTACAAACCACCCCACTCACCATAACAACCCACTCAACTCACCTCTACAAACCACctctctcaccatcatcatctccccCCACTCACATCAATATTCCATCCCACTCACTCGCTGGTATTCTAACAGTCACTTAAAGCAGCTGAGTTCCTCTGCCCCTCACTCCCCAGCCAGACAGCATCTCCagccccttcccttcatcagtAACGATAAGGAGGTTGGGAGGCCGGACACACGTGCTCTGATGGGTGAGAGACATCAGGGTTGTTGAATCGCCAGTTTGCTCATTATTCTGCCCCTGTGTATAGCCTTGTAATGGTTCCGCGTTGCTAGGTTATTGTTGTGAGTGGGCACGTACtgggaggaagagtaaggaaggaCGTTGTCATGGTCAATAATCGAGTAAAATGCCGCCTTTATTCTCAGCCATTTGTTGTCCCTCAAACTAACGTAAGAGTTGACCAGTGCCTTCAGTCTTCCATCACGTCCAACTCACTCATGCAAGAATTTACCAGTACCTTCACTATTTCATCCCGTACACGTCGTTAACGAagcatcttcactctttcttcccGTTCATCTCACTAATAAGTTAATCTCCACTGACGAGTGAGGACTAGGGAGTGGAAACTGCGAGGAAAAAATTATGGTACAGTGgacgaagaaaaatgagaatgagtgaatgagtgacatGGGGACTGACTTGGCAGATGGAGAtgaatggggaggagagagtgagtaagCTGCCCTGTGGTGGGTGAGGCGGAAAGAGGACGAGGGTAGATAGATGAGGCCACAGGACAGGGGAGTGGCCATGCAGAAGACCACGTAAAGCAAGACGGACATATTCATCAAATtcacattcattcttttttcagcTTGACACTAGTTGTTTTGTGGCGGCCCTGTCAGCTGTTTGTaccgcaccaccacctccaccaccatcaccaccatcaccaccatcgccagtATCACCGCCTAAAACATCAACAAccacactttctcctcctcctcctcctcctcctcctcctcctcctcctcctcctcctcctcctcctcctcctcctcctcctcctcctcctcctcctcctactactactactactactactactactactactgctactattactcatgctgttattactactactactactactactgctactattactcatgctgttattactactactactactactactactactactactactactactacttctatactattactgttgccattactcctcctcctcctcctcctcctcctccccctcctcctcctcctcctcctcctcctcctcctcctcctcctcctcctcctcctcctcctcctccttcacacagcaacaacaacaacaacaacaacaacaacaacaacaacaacaacaactactactactactactactactacaactactactactactactactactactactggtactgctactactactacaatcattCACATTCATTCTGCTCTAGTGGCAAATTCTTTATGAATTTGATATTCATATGACTTCTAACATTCCACAAGAAACATCCTTGCTGTATTTTGAATAAAGCCTTCTCGTTCTCCAGAACCTAGTAATACAacctgtccttgtgtgtgtgtgtgtgtgtgtgtgtgtgtgacgtcaagGGGAAAGTGCGCTGAATAGAACAAAGAAGAATTTGTATGTAGCGAGAATaaagacttcctcctcctcctcctcctcctcctcctcctcctcctccactttattCAGAAGCATCCTGGAAAGGCATATCATCACCATTGTTACTTCTGAgatttgtcacacacacacacacacacacacacacacacacacacacacacacacacacacacacacacacacacacacacacacacacacacacactacaatacaGATAAAGACAGGCACGTAAACATAGTACATGCAGGCGTACACTCAAACGTACACAAGGAGAGGGACACCAACAAAGGAACAGTAGAATGCGCAGTGTACTTGTGGCGGCGCATGGCAATGGTGTAAGGTTCGAAATACACTGTAACTAGTCAGGTAGATGCATGcacagccaatcagtcagcctCTTGTGTCGCGCATGAATCATTTGTGGGGATTGGTCGTGTCTtggttggtgttgctgttgttgttgatgttgtgagAATTGTTGCAACATTTATTGTAATCTTCGTTGCCATCattctcgtttttcttcattttttattacagtattatcatcatcatcaccctcgtcgcattatcatcatcatcatcatcacattatcatcatcatcatcatcatcatcatcatcttcattttctttttctgttgccATCTGCTTCTCCAACGTCTCCCACCCCCTTAATAGGCCTAGAGTCTGAGATGTGAGGAAATGCCAGTGGGCATGATTATGACTGCGTGTATAGGCCTTGTCTCGGCTGCCACCCCTCGCCCGAAAAGCCAGatagattactactactactactactactactactaccagtgtgtgtgtgtgtgtgtgtgtgtgtgtgtgtgtgtgtgtgtgtgtgtgtgtgtgtgtgtgtgtgtgagtgagtttgTTGAAAGACTATAAATGGGTAGCGTCACATCTCGAAGAGCAATTTAGTAACGATAGTATTGCGAtggtatgttgttgttgttgttgttgttgttgttgttgttgttgttgttgttgttgttgttgttgttgttgttgttgttgttgttgttgttgttgttgttgttgttgttgttgctgctgtgctgtgctgtgttgctgctgctgctgctgctgctgctgctgctgctgctgctgctgctgctgctgctgctgttgttgcatAGTGTTTGGCAGACTCGAGTAGTTTTTAAGAGTTACGATGTATCTTAAGacgaatttgagagagagagagagagagagagagagagagagagagagagagagagagagagagagagagagagagagagaagcgtatGCCAATAGCAGTGATAACAGTGGTCATGGCGTGGGAAAGGACGCTagcccctagagagagagagagagagagagagagagagagagagagagagaatattgcgtccgtgatcacacacacacacacacacacacaccattcacccTTCAACAGTCACCGCCACTTAGGTCCTGTCGGGTGTAGTCAGACTAACCTCTGCACCAACACTCCGCTGCCccgtccctcccttcacctccctacTCGTATAGGCGTGGTCAGTAACCGAGTAACGAAAATCACTCACCTCCACTGTAGCTCATTCCCTCAGTCTGAACATTCTGGCCTACGTAGAATCTACCAGTTGTCAGGCAGGTTTTggcccttattctgaaacactctgctgtctcaccacgactgttatcaaaggccacagatgattagctggTTTCTCaagagtttctcctgttaaaaatataaaagaattgTTCATCTCTcaccagaaccacaaaaacacatttaaaatcCGTTTAACTTCGggtagagtcttttgaatgtagtggaggtgcagcgcagaagtatAAAGAGACTAAGCAGGTTGGACTAATGATTGAGGGAAGGCACAAAGCACAGTGGTAATAAGTGCAGGATGTTACTCTACTCGACCTCTCTGTACTACGCGCGTCACCTGGTGAAACACTGTCCCGAGCACTGCATACAAGTACGGAATGCTTTGCTTCACATGAATCACTGAACGAACCTGTGCTTCTTTGTCTTAGTTTTCCTATTCTTATCACATTTACTGatgggatttttttcttttctttactctcttcatTGTTGCATGTAGAATTCGTATTAACCATCGCTAGTCATGTGAGTTCTCTTGGAAGTCCAAACAACTTCCAGTAGAGTTGTTATAACGAGTCAAGATTGGTTAATGGAAGGAACGGTAAGGgtgccagcacacacacacacacacacacacacacacacacagagagagagagagagagagagagagagagagagagagagagagagaggttaatttGATTTTTCTAGTCTACAGAACCATTTAACAGGTTGCTACAAAAAATGTGTCATGAAATTTATAGGTGATTAGGTATGAGAAAATTTGTTTCCAATAGTGGAGGATTAATGTCTACTTGTAGATGTGTCCGTTTACTGTTTATCACTTCAATATGTCTGCAGGAGTagtttgttcctttttttatgtaaggaagAATCTatccaagggcaacagaaatacaaaaattggtggaaaaggagaagaaaaaaaaaaaactaaagatgTCAAACTCCTTAGGTAGTCAGAAAGCAGATGCTATCGCGTCATGGTGCCTGGAAGGAATGAGTGTTTGTACAAGTAAttacaaacagcctcgtaagggtcatcgtgtctgctgctgctagttcttcctttgtctttgaGTTATAAATGTATGCCTGTCGTTTCTGGTTGAGCTTGTTCATTCTTATTAAGTGTATGGGATGCATATGTAACTACTGTGGGTGcacgcatgtgtgtgtggtgtgtgctaAGCAAGAATGTATTCGTGTTTGGGGATATCCATGATTTTATTTATGGTTTTATGAAACATTGTGAGTCTGTGGACGTGGTGGCCTGCGTCGAACGATTCTTGAGCTGGAGGGGGGAGAGTAAATTACCAGATGACCTCCTGTAACAAACTGACCCTTCACAAAACCCTCCTTTTTCAGATGATGATGGCAAACTAGTATTCATATATCCCTATCACTCGATGGATTATgtttatattaccagaaactaACATTATCAACCCCCTGACTGCTATGGATTCCCGTCATCCCTAATAAGGCTGGCTACTACTATGACGCAGAGACAGAGGTCAAGGGGGCATCAGCAGCATCCGGTGGCCCAGCAACACGACGCCATCTTAGCTACAAAAGGTTCGTACTCTGAAACGCTTTCGGTTTCCGTAATGACTGTTTTCAGAGGGCGCAGAGATAGTTGGCTGAGTTCTCATAAATCTTTTTCCCATTGATAAAGTAGAATccttattaaattattattggaatcagaaaaaaaaagcagcttgGAGAACCCTTAATCAATTCCATATACGTTGTTATGCAGTAACGATAAGACGCATAAGCGTTTCATAATACGATCTTAAGGTGAAGAACAAAGAGGACAGCCTTGTATTTACATTCACGTGGCTTACGGAGCGgttttttttcaaacatttcagcgtGAACCTCAATTACTTTCAAGAGGTTCTAgtcgaagtgaaaaaaaagttatcaataatgttttcatgtttctagtgaTAAGAATTCTGgatcattaatgaaaaaaaagatgccaaTAAGAATCATatggattttcaagggtgttttcatgattctagtgataaattACCAAGAAACCTGtttcattaatgaaaaaaagtgtcaaTAACAATCCGATTAAttatatctgtggcctttgaaaatagtccagaGAGAATACAGCGTTTGAAAATATGAACCATGATTGCAGTGTATTGGAATTCAGCAGCAAGACGTTCTTAATACACGCTCAGTTAAAGTGAACCTTTAATGCAGGCTGTCCACCTCATTTAACGAGTATTGGTGGCGGTGTTTGCAATAgcggtagtggtagcagtggtggtggtgtggagagCGTCAGTACCACCGTCCCCATTTccaccaccagaaccaccaTCACCGACCCTTCGCAACAAAGCTGATGAACAAGTATAAAGAGAGACACGTGGTGCGCCCCGTCGGGCTGCGGGTAGCCATTGTAGGGGTTTCGTttaagactcctcctcctcctcctcctctaagaaTGGCTTCCTTGAATGCCTGTCTGCACTGATGTTTGATTTCGTCATAGTttaacaatcacacacacacacacacacacacacacacacacactgacgggCTGTGGAGGGGAGTGGGGATTGGGAGGGCTGAGTTACAATAAGGTCGTTGTGTTGTTGATATTCAGGTCTGTTTCTCACGTACTCGTTATCCATACattaatatacacacacatacttagaGGCGTGTTCCTGATTCGCTTCACCTCAGCATCTGTTGTTGACCTTGGGCTCGGGGCTGCCAGGAGGGCACAGAAGGATCTGGCAAAAGGAGGAGGGCACCAATAGTACGCCAACTGCATTATAACGTTAAGGAGCGTCAATCCCTCTTGGTTAAAGGTTGTTAGGAGTttgtaaaagaaggaaattccCATAAGAAaagatattctctctccctcgctgctTCACtcacgctccctccctccttgatACGTTCGTTCACTCGCTCTCACTCGCTCGCCCAATCTCGCCTCATCAAGTGACACTGCCGGTCTTTATTGCCGCTTTTTAAGGGCACCGTTTAGGCGCCTGCTATCTGCACCAGTACCTCACCCCGCCAGCACCCTCCCTCTGGCATCGTCACCCTCACCCTCGCCACCATCATCCCTACCCTTATTCTCAtcacattaccaacaacaacaacaacaacaacaacaacaacaacaaacaacaacagcaacaaaaacaacaacaacaacagcagtagcagcagcagcaacaacaacaacgacaacaacaacaacaacaacaacaacaacaacaacaaataaccaACCAACGGTACCaactggagaaggaaaaaaaaaaagaaaaaaaaaacaaccaaaaaaaaacaaaaaaaaacaccagcaccaccaacacctacacATATACGCCGCGCTCCTCCATGGCTACGCCCCTTccataccatcaccaccaccaccatcacaccaccaccaccacctccggaCGCTCGCTGCTGCCTGCCACTAACAGTGATTGAATGTGGTCTTCCTGTAGAGCCACGAGCGACCTTCACCACGTACTGTACTTCCTAGGGGCCTCTACTTTTCCCATCATCCCTTTAGCCTCACCAAAGATCCCAAAAATGCTAATGTCCTCACTAAGACTAACTAATCTGGATAAGGCGGGGGCGCAGCACAACTTTGGTATCCGCGGGGCATCATCACAACGCCAGGTTCCTCTCTCGTGTTTTATACTCTGCCACATACGTCACTTGTCTCTTGCTGGTCATTAGGGGAGGCTGAAGTAAGGCAAGGAGGGACGGGACGGTTGACAGTCAGGGTCATACACTGCCAGCCGAAAAAAAGCTGTTGCAAGGTGGTGTTTGTATATAAAGAtgtcagtgttttctttttattttttgtctcaatTACAGTATCAGCAGAAAGGTTCAGCAGGATGGTgttaatatagaaaaataaactcgTTGTTATTGAGAGCAaccaagggagggaaaggatcaCTTGAGTGTGGTGCAGCCCCGGGGAATGAACACACCGTGGGTTTATCCAGTACACGGCTGTAGACTCATCAAGCTCTTTGTCACCGCCAGTGAATTTTTAGAATGTAACTACAAGCTCTTTTTCCGCATGAGCTTGAGTGAGTGGATTTATTGATCTTAAGAGAAACTCGAGGAAAGCAAACTGGTGACCTGAAAGTGGCGGTTAATGTAGATTTTTTCGAGTCTGTGTTCACTTAGAACTCAAGGCCAAGGAGACTGATCTAAGCACCATGGccgtggcaagagagagagagagagagagagagagagagagagagagagagagagagagagagagagagagagagagagagagttatgcatAACTCATCTGCTCCACCTCTGACGTACAACCTACAGGAGTGTGGTTGCGTGGGCATGTACACTTGAAGTTGCACGTGATGGAACAAACATGAGCGTAAACCTgaatgtgtgtgttgatgttagATAAGAGCTCATAACAAAACCAAGACCTACCAAGAATGCAGAGGGTGaatataaaatatacaaaaccaAGAATGACGTTAAAAACCTGTCGGCGAAGCTCACAGCCATCTCGCCCTTCACAACGCACCACGAGCCAGTGTCCCTCACATcacaacactccacaacactgtATGAACTGGAACACTCGGCAACACACTGTTGTCCACTTTCCCGTGACTTACTTCCTTTAGGAGAGAATTATCAGGGGACCCGAGAAACTGAACTGGCCATGGTCACTTTTTCTGTCACCTTTGGCCAGTCCCTAAATcacgtaaaaaaacaaataggcAAAGCCAGCATGGTAGTTTTCCACATTTTACTCTCTGGCACAGTATTCTGTATCTCCAAATCACGTAAAAACAAATCCAAACCAAGTCAGCTCCTGAATTATCCTCACTTTAATATTTTGGCGCATGTTTCCTCGTCCGTCAGTGAGGTAATAGCACCACTCAGTCCTTGCGCGTCACTCGGGGCACAGGTGTTCCTCCCCTTTGTGTTTACCTAaggcggcgaggcgagggacCCTTATTAGGCAACTGCGACTGTCTTATGCAACACGTGAACGAgccatagcaaaaaaaaaaaaaaaaaaactaagaaaacgcCTAACTGACTTCATCACGAGGGAGTCCTTAGTCATTGGTGGTGTGCCTCgcgttttcttccttgtttagtTTTCATTGTTCTAAGCACCCTGTCTTGAGTATACGAGtgagtgtgtttttcttttagttccgTCTCATTCTTGCTAATGACTGAGTTCATGGATCATCATTATTGTGTCAGTTATGTCGTTGTTGAtggtgtcgttgttgttattgatgttgttgttcatcttcgttttttatatcattcttcttcttcttcttcttcttgctcctcctcctcctcctcctcctcctcctcctcctcctcctcctcctcctcctcctcctcctcctcctcctcctccatccaccacttccacctccacctccacctacaCCTCCACCTACACCTTCTCCTGTAcaacatcaccattaccaccacaccttgcttttctccttcacacaaacccgtcgggagagagagagagagagagagagagagagagagagagagagagagagagagagagagagagagagagagagagagagagagagagagagaaatagggcactctcaccaccaccaccaccatctatcGCATCTCGGAGTCAGTGGGTTGGGTTAGCG from the Scylla paramamosain isolate STU-SP2022 chromosome 5, ASM3559412v1, whole genome shotgun sequence genome contains:
- the LOC135100776 gene encoding uncharacterized protein LOC135100776, with the protein product MSSSCVPPKNCVVHNPDPSGHDDHSDTSSECGSLCSCTSGSMTSLATISSNSRVPDRAAQESECAALVTPTHVDQVVPQSQEEEENNRYFLVRASQRACCRKLRNPACTSSLRHFLVTSSEFFPWVAGFVIIYYSYCWWGMASGFSAFLFMIGAHAFLRLVKTRGVLGCVPYSSQTQVESDASEGEDDAEADLQQETPEATIDRSAEKPPSYDVAVVKPPPYDLKFHLTPKELHSGPRNKPGRCHNAGRHAIPATVSMVDESENDVLPSYQDAMKLSFHTYGHETDQRRGESS